One Psychrobacillus glaciei genomic region harbors:
- a CDS encoding GTP-binding protein has translation MYKTIGILAHVDAGKTTFSEQLLYHTQTIRKRGRVDHQDSFLDSHSIEKNRGITIFADQGIFTYHDSTYYIIDTPGHVDFSPEMERAIQVMDYAIIIISAVDGVEGHTETVWQLLRKHQVPTFFFINKTDYEGTDTASVLAEIRSNLSEDVCDLTNFFNDELIEFIAERDEELLEKYMDTGYDQDMWIRTFKQMIHENKIFACANGSALKDIGILEFLDNLDRLTETSYNPEDEFSAQVYKIRHDESGNRVTFLKLLSGKLKVRDEVKYDKQTEKITQIRLYNGSKFKPVDHAIAGELVAVTGLTAASIGDGIGANYTKVAFEMIPTLKSKVIFDASIHIKEVLRCFKLLYAEDPSLRVYWDEHFQEIHVHVMGVIQLEVLEQIVLERFLFHVSFGEPRILYKETIANAVKGYGHFEPLKHYAEVHLLIEPTKRGSGISFENVCHANDLSIGNQNLIRHHSLEREHHGLLAGSALTDVKVTLLTGRGHNEHTSGGDFREATYRALRQGLEKAQNVLLEPFYDYKIKVEMDLIGRVLSDIQQAHGTFESPENIGDKVIVKGRVPVATFMNYSTVFASFTRGKGTLNLLFGGYDRCHNSEEVMEKISYNKEADPEYTSTSIFCAKGKGYKVPWDEAEEAMHCL, from the coding sequence GTGTATAAAACGATAGGAATTCTTGCACATGTAGATGCTGGAAAAACTACTTTCTCCGAGCAGCTTCTTTATCATACACAGACGATTAGGAAAAGAGGTCGTGTCGATCATCAAGACTCTTTCCTCGACAGTCATTCGATTGAAAAAAATAGAGGCATTACTATTTTTGCTGATCAAGGAATATTTACTTATCATGATTCGACCTACTATATTATTGATACTCCCGGTCATGTCGATTTCTCTCCAGAGATGGAGCGGGCAATTCAAGTGATGGACTACGCCATTATCATTATTAGTGCAGTAGATGGCGTAGAAGGTCACACAGAAACCGTTTGGCAGTTACTTCGCAAACACCAAGTGCCAACTTTTTTCTTTATCAATAAAACCGATTATGAAGGAACTGATACAGCAAGCGTTCTAGCGGAAATTCGGTCCAATTTATCCGAAGATGTATGTGATTTGACGAATTTTTTTAACGATGAGTTAATCGAATTTATTGCAGAACGTGATGAAGAACTTTTAGAAAAGTATATGGACACTGGATACGATCAGGACATGTGGATAAGGACATTCAAACAAATGATTCATGAAAATAAAATCTTCGCTTGTGCAAACGGTTCTGCATTAAAAGATATCGGTATCCTCGAATTTTTAGATAACCTCGATAGGTTAACAGAGACTTCCTATAATCCAGAAGATGAGTTTTCTGCACAGGTGTATAAAATTCGCCATGATGAAAGTGGAAATCGAGTCACTTTTCTTAAATTATTGAGTGGGAAGCTAAAAGTTCGGGATGAAGTGAAGTATGATAAACAAACCGAGAAAATTACGCAAATTCGATTATATAATGGAAGTAAATTTAAACCCGTTGATCATGCAATTGCTGGTGAATTAGTTGCGGTAACTGGGTTAACCGCTGCCTCCATTGGAGATGGAATTGGAGCTAACTATACCAAGGTAGCATTCGAAATGATTCCGACTTTAAAATCAAAGGTCATCTTTGATGCTTCTATTCATATCAAAGAAGTATTGCGTTGTTTTAAACTTTTATATGCGGAAGATCCTTCTTTACGTGTCTATTGGGATGAGCATTTTCAAGAAATTCATGTACATGTAATGGGTGTCATTCAACTGGAGGTATTGGAGCAAATTGTTCTAGAGCGTTTCCTCTTCCACGTATCCTTTGGCGAACCTAGAATTCTTTATAAAGAGACAATCGCCAATGCTGTTAAAGGTTATGGTCACTTTGAGCCGTTAAAACATTATGCAGAAGTACATTTATTAATCGAGCCTACTAAACGTGGAAGCGGGATTTCTTTTGAAAATGTATGTCACGCGAATGATTTATCGATTGGCAATCAAAACTTAATCCGCCATCATTCATTGGAACGGGAACATCATGGGTTACTAGCCGGTTCTGCATTAACTGATGTAAAAGTTACACTGCTTACTGGTCGGGGGCATAATGAACATACATCCGGTGGAGACTTTAGAGAAGCAACTTACAGAGCTTTGAGACAAGGTCTAGAGAAAGCTCAAAATGTCTTACTAGAACCATTTTACGACTACAAAATTAAAGTAGAGATGGATCTTATTGGACGAGTCTTATCGGACATTCAACAAGCACATGGAACCTTTGAATCACCAGAAAATATAGGAGACAAAGTAATTGTAAAAGGACGAGTTCCCGTTGCAACTTTTATGAATTATAGTACAGTTTTCGCTTCTTTCACTCGTGGGAAAGGAACACTTAATTTATTATTTGGCGGATACGATCGATGCCATAACTCAGAAGAAGTCATGGAAAAAATTAGCTATAATAAAGAGGCAGATCCCGAATATACATCCACTTCTATATTTTGTGCAAAAGGAAAAGGGTATAAAGTTCCATGGGATGAAGCGGAGGAAGCAATGCATTGTCTTTAG
- a CDS encoding SRPBCC family protein produces MIATIQKEDEVYTAHYERYFHHPVEKVWSMLTDNEQLQQWFTELEVVDLRKDGLIKFDMQDGTFIDLKILDFDLLNVLAFEWGKDVARFKLSPHLEGCQLVFIETLSSFTEQTIKDLAGWHVCFDVIKAILDGRTIESRNDSWKSWYVKYEELLEPFMK; encoded by the coding sequence ATGATTGCAACGATTCAAAAAGAAGATGAAGTCTACACCGCACATTACGAACGGTATTTTCACCATCCGGTAGAGAAGGTTTGGTCGATGCTGACTGATAACGAGCAGCTACAACAATGGTTCACGGAACTTGAAGTTGTTGATTTACGAAAAGATGGCTTAATCAAATTTGATATGCAAGATGGAACTTTCATTGATTTGAAGATACTGGATTTTGACCTTTTGAATGTTTTAGCTTTTGAATGGGGTAAAGATGTTGCAAGATTCAAGTTGTCCCCTCATTTAGAAGGATGCCAATTAGTTTTTATCGAAACGCTGTCTTCTTTCACAGAACAAACCATCAAAGATTTAGCGGGATGGCATGTTTGTTTTGATGTAATCAAAGCAATTTTAGATGGCCGAACAATTGAATCTAGAAACGATAGTTGGAAA